The proteins below come from a single Dehalococcoidia bacterium genomic window:
- a CDS encoding F0F1 ATP synthase subunit epsilon has product MAKLKFEIVTAERVVYSEEVDMVIAPGVQGELGILPSHAPLLTTLKPGMLMVRCGGEEVAMFVNGGFLEVMQDKVIVLADVAERAEEIDVAKAEEAKRQAEESLRKSASSVDIAAAEAALRRSLMQLKVAEYRRRKSNRPQ; this is encoded by the coding sequence TTGGCTAAACTGAAATTTGAGATAGTCACAGCAGAGCGGGTGGTTTACTCGGAGGAAGTCGATATGGTTATCGCCCCCGGCGTCCAGGGAGAGCTTGGCATCCTTCCCAGCCATGCGCCGCTGCTTACGACACTTAAGCCCGGCATGCTTATGGTGCGTTGTGGCGGTGAAGAAGTGGCTATGTTCGTGAATGGCGGCTTCCTTGAGGTAATGCAGGACAAGGTCATCGTCTTGGCTGATGTCGCCGAGCGTGCCGAGGAGATCGATGTAGCTAAGGCCGAGGAAGCCAAGAGGCAAGCCGAAGAAAGTCTGCGTAAGAGTGCGTCTTCGGTAGATATAGCCGCCGCAGAGGCTGCGTTGCGAAGGTCGTTGATGCAACTCAAAGTGGCCGAGTACCGCCGCAGGAAATCAAACAGGCCCCAGTAA
- the atpD gene encoding F0F1 ATP synthase subunit beta: MAKGKVAQVIGTVVDVEFPPDSLPGLNNAIEIQMGKEKMVLEVQQHVGNNWVRCLSMTPTEGLQRGAEAVDTGAPISVPVGRPALGRLFNVLGEPLDELGDVNAQEKWPIHRLPPSFQEQETSIQILETGLKVVDLITPFTRGGKIGAFGGAGVGKTVVIQELIRNIAMEHGGFSVFAGVGERSREGNDLWYEMKESGVLAKTVLVFGQMNEPPGVRVRIAFTGLTMAEYFRDVEGQDVLLFIDNIYRYTLAGMEVSALLGRMPSAVGYQPTLATEMGELEERITSTKKGSITSFQAIYVPADDYTDPGVSTTFGHLDAVVALERSIAEQGLYPAVDPLASNSRILDPKVVGDEHYETARGVQRVLQRYKDLQDIIAILGMEELSEEDKLIVKRARKIQRFLSQPMFVAEQFTSIPGKYVPVKETVRGFKEILEGKHDDLPEQAFLMVGTIDEAVEKAKQLAGD, encoded by the coding sequence ACTGCCGGGGCTTAATAACGCTATTGAGATACAGATGGGCAAAGAGAAGATGGTGCTTGAGGTACAGCAGCACGTCGGCAATAACTGGGTGCGCTGTCTCTCCATGACTCCGACCGAGGGTTTGCAGCGTGGCGCTGAGGCGGTTGATACAGGCGCTCCGATCAGCGTGCCGGTTGGGCGTCCCGCGCTGGGCAGGCTGTTCAATGTTCTCGGCGAGCCTTTGGATGAGTTGGGCGATGTAAATGCCCAGGAGAAATGGCCCATCCATCGACTTCCCCCGTCATTTCAAGAGCAGGAGACCTCCATTCAAATATTGGAGACCGGACTCAAAGTCGTTGACCTGATTACACCATTCACAAGGGGCGGAAAGATCGGAGCCTTCGGAGGCGCCGGCGTAGGCAAGACCGTGGTCATCCAGGAGCTTATCCGCAACATCGCCATGGAGCATGGAGGCTTCTCCGTATTCGCCGGAGTAGGAGAGCGCTCCCGCGAAGGCAACGATCTCTGGTACGAAATGAAAGAGTCCGGCGTGCTGGCCAAGACCGTGCTCGTCTTCGGGCAGATGAACGAGCCGCCGGGCGTGAGGGTCCGGATTGCCTTTACCGGGCTGACCATGGCAGAGTATTTCCGTGATGTTGAAGGGCAGGACGTCTTGCTCTTCATCGACAATATATATCGTTATACACTTGCCGGTATGGAAGTGTCCGCGCTTCTCGGGCGCATGCCTTCAGCGGTAGGTTATCAGCCGACTCTGGCCACGGAAATGGGCGAGCTGGAGGAAAGGATTACCTCAACCAAGAAGGGTTCAATTACGTCATTCCAGGCTATTTACGTGCCTGCCGACGACTATACCGACCCCGGCGTATCGACGACGTTCGGTCACCTCGACGCGGTGGTAGCCCTGGAACGTTCGATCGCCGAGCAGGGCTTATATCCCGCTGTCGATCCGTTAGCCTCAAACTCCCGAATCCTCGACCCCAAGGTGGTCGGCGATGAGCACTATGAGACAGCCCGCGGCGTGCAGCGCGTGCTGCAACGCTACAAGGACCTGCAGGATATCATCGCAATTCTCGGTATGGAAGAGCTCTCGGAGGAGGACAAGCTCATTGTGAAGCGCGCGCGTAAGATCCAGCGCTTCCTGTCCCAGCCTATGTTCGTTGCCGAGCAGTTCACAAGCATACCCGGCAAATACGTCCCGGTCAAAGAAACAGTTCGCGGCTTCAAGGAGATACTTGAGGGCAAGCACGATGATCTTCCGGAGCAGGCGTTCCTGATGGTAGGTACGATCGACGAGGCGGTGGAGAAGGCGAAACAGTTGGCCGGCGATTAA